The Chryseobacterium geocarposphaerae genome has a window encoding:
- the rpsH gene encoding 30S ribosomal protein S8: MVTDPISDFLTRVRNAQSAGHKVVEIPASKIKKEITKILFDQGYILNYKFEDNAVQGTIKIALKYDKQTNKPAIKSIQRASRPGLRQYKGSAELPRVLNGLGISIISTSKGVMTDKKAREEKVGGEVICYVY; the protein is encoded by the coding sequence ATGGTAACAGATCCAATTTCAGATTTCCTAACAAGAGTAAGGAACGCACAAAGCGCAGGCCACAAAGTGGTGGAAATTCCTGCATCGAAAATCAAAAAGGAGATTACTAAGATCTTATTTGATCAAGGGTATATCTTAAACTACAAGTTTGAAGATAACGCTGTTCAAGGAACGATCAAAATCGCTTTGAAGTACGATAAGCAAACTAACAAACCAGCTATCAAGTCTATCCAAAGAGCTTCTAGACCAGGTTTGAGACAGTACAAAGGTTCAGCTGAACTTCCAAGAGTACTAAACGGTTTGGGTATTTCTATCATCTCTACTTCTAAAGGAGTAATGACTGACAAGAAAGCTAGAGAAGAAAAAGTAGGTGGTGAAGTAATCTGCTATGTTTATTAA
- the rpsN gene encoding 30S ribosomal protein S14, translating to MAKESMKARERKREALVAKYAAKRQALKEAGDYEGLQKLPKNASPVRLHNRCKLTGRPRGYMRTFGISRVTFREMANNGLIPGVKKASW from the coding sequence ATGGCTAAAGAATCAATGAAAGCGCGTGAGCGCAAAAGAGAAGCACTAGTTGCTAAATACGCTGCTAAAAGACAAGCTCTTAAAGAAGCTGGTGATTACGAAGGACTTCAAAAATTGCCTAAAAATGCTTCTCCTGTAAGATTGCACAACAGATGTAAACTAACAGGTAGACCAAGAGGATACATGAGAACGTTCGGTATTTCCAGAGTAACTTTCAGAGAAATGGCAAACAACGGTCTTATCCCAGGAGTTAAAAAAGCTAGTTGGTAA
- the rplE gene encoding 50S ribosomal protein L5: MEYIARPKKAYKETIVPAMMEEFGYKSVMQVPRLEKIILSQGLGDATADKKIIDYAVEELTNITGQKAVGTISKKDEAAFKLRKGMPVGAKVTLRADKMYEFLDRLTSSALPRIRDFSGIKADGFDGRGNYNLGITEQIIFPEIVIDKVKKIQGMDITFVTTAKTDKEAKALLTHFGLPFKKN, translated from the coding sequence ATGGAATATATAGCAAGACCCAAAAAAGCATATAAAGAAACGATTGTTCCAGCAATGATGGAAGAGTTCGGATACAAGTCAGTAATGCAGGTACCAAGACTTGAGAAAATCATTTTATCTCAAGGTTTAGGAGACGCTACTGCTGATAAAAAGATCATCGATTATGCTGTTGAAGAATTAACGAACATCACTGGTCAGAAGGCTGTAGGTACTATCTCTAAGAAAGACGAAGCTGCTTTCAAATTGAGAAAAGGTATGCCTGTAGGTGCCAAAGTTACTCTTAGAGCTGATAAAATGTATGAGTTCTTAGATAGATTAACTTCTTCTGCATTGCCTCGTATTAGAGATTTCTCTGGTATTAAAGCTGACGGATTTGATGGTAGAGGTAACTATAACCTAGGTATCACTGAACAAATCATCTTCCCTGAGATCGTAATCGACAAAGTGAAAAAAATCCAAGGGATGGACATCACTTTCGTTACAACTGCGAAAACAGATAAAGAAGCTAAAGCATTATTAACTCACTTCGGTTTACCATTTAAAAAGAACTAA